The following are from one region of the Amycolatopsis sp. QT-25 genome:
- the hisG gene encoding ATP phosphoribosyltransferase → MLRVAVPNKGALAAAASEMLGEAGYRKRHEARDLTVLDTVNEVEFFFLRPKDIAIYVGSGELDLGITGRDLALDSGAPVEEILGLGFGGSTFRYAAPAGRDWTAQDLHGKRLATSYPRLVRENLKQHGVEAEVIRLDGAVEISIQLGVADAIADVVESGRSLRQHNLVAFGDPICVSEAVLLQRAGTEHTRPKDQLTARLQGVVFAQHYMMLDYNCPRSLLDAAIAITPGLESPTVAPLAGEDWVAVRAMVPRKEVNRIMDELAETGAKAVLASDIRACRL, encoded by the coding sequence ATGTTGCGTGTCGCCGTGCCGAACAAGGGAGCCCTCGCCGCCGCGGCGTCGGAGATGCTCGGAGAGGCCGGCTACCGCAAGCGCCATGAGGCCCGCGACCTGACCGTGCTGGACACGGTCAACGAGGTCGAGTTCTTCTTCTTGCGTCCCAAGGACATCGCGATCTACGTCGGCTCCGGCGAGCTGGACCTCGGCATCACCGGCCGCGACCTCGCGCTCGACTCCGGTGCCCCGGTCGAGGAAATCCTCGGCCTCGGCTTCGGCGGCTCCACGTTCCGCTACGCCGCACCCGCGGGCCGGGACTGGACGGCCCAGGACCTGCACGGCAAGCGGCTCGCGACGTCGTACCCGCGGCTCGTACGCGAGAATCTGAAGCAGCACGGGGTCGAAGCGGAGGTCATCCGCCTCGACGGCGCCGTCGAGATCTCGATCCAGCTCGGCGTGGCCGACGCCATCGCGGACGTCGTCGAGTCCGGACGGTCGTTGCGCCAGCACAACCTCGTGGCCTTCGGTGATCCGATCTGCGTGTCGGAGGCGGTGCTGCTGCAGCGCGCGGGCACCGAGCACACCCGGCCCAAGGACCAGCTCACGGCCCGGTTGCAGGGTGTCGTCTTCGCCCAGCACTACATGATGCTGGACTACAACTGCCCGCGGTCGCTGCTCGACGCGGCCATCGCCATCACGCCGGGTCTCGAGTCGCCGACCGTCGCGCCGCTGGCGGGCGAGGACTGGGTGGCCGTGCGGGCGATGGTGCCGCGCAAGGAGGTCAACCGGATCATGGACGAACTCGCCGAGACCGGCGCCAAGGCCGTGCTGGCCTCGGACATCCGGGCCTGCCGCCTCTGA
- a CDS encoding methylated-DNA--[protein]-cysteine S-methyltransferase has product MRTHTVIDSPYDKLTLVADGESLCGVYMVQQRHRPLEESFGHPDPGSPIFVDTERQLEEYFAGRRKDFDLPLSFGGTAFQRMVWEGLLEIPYGETVSYGRLAHRLGRPTASRAVGLANGKNPISIIVPCHRVIGSTGDLTGYGGGVERKRHLLDFERGGSVLF; this is encoded by the coding sequence ATGCGCACGCACACCGTCATCGACAGCCCGTACGACAAGCTGACCCTGGTCGCGGACGGCGAAAGCCTCTGCGGGGTGTACATGGTCCAGCAGCGGCACCGTCCGCTCGAGGAGAGCTTCGGCCATCCGGATCCGGGCTCGCCGATCTTCGTCGACACCGAGAGGCAGCTTGAGGAGTACTTCGCCGGCCGGCGGAAGGATTTCGATCTCCCGCTGAGCTTCGGCGGCACCGCGTTCCAGCGGATGGTCTGGGAGGGGCTGCTCGAGATCCCGTATGGCGAGACGGTCTCCTACGGCAGGCTCGCCCACCGGCTCGGCAGGCCCACCGCGTCGCGCGCGGTCGGGCTCGCGAACGGCAAGAACCCGATCAGCATCATCGTGCCGTGCCATCGCGTGATCGGTTCCACCGGCGATCTCACCGGTTACGGCGGCGGGGTCGAACGGAAGCGGCACCTGCTCGATTTCGAGCGCGGCGGCTCGGTGCTGTTCTGA
- a CDS encoding RecB family exonuclease has product MPDTDTVTADPPPGAEVPRRRPALSPSRASDFKQCPLLYRFRAVDRLPEIPTKAQLRGTLVHSVLERLFSLPQDERTPPQAKELLAPAWENLAAERPEWIELFDQEDPEAVTSWLSSAEQLVDTYFGLEDPRRLEPEACELHVEIELGSGVLLRGYVDRLDVAPTGEIRVVDYKTGAAPREIGEAKAMFQMKFYAVVLWRLRGVVPRQLKLMYLTDGQSLAYTPDEGELIRFERTLEAIWQAILKAGKTGDFRPNPSKLCAWCDHQALCPQYGGTPPPYPGWPEPDPGEESVLDRAD; this is encoded by the coding sequence ATGCCCGACACCGACACGGTCACCGCCGATCCGCCGCCCGGCGCCGAAGTCCCGCGCCGTCGGCCGGCCCTGTCCCCGTCGCGTGCCAGCGACTTCAAGCAATGTCCGCTGCTCTACCGCTTCCGAGCGGTCGACAGACTGCCCGAGATCCCGACGAAGGCCCAGCTGCGCGGCACGCTGGTGCATTCCGTGCTGGAGCGGCTGTTCTCCCTTCCGCAGGACGAGCGCACGCCGCCTCAGGCCAAGGAGCTGCTCGCGCCGGCGTGGGAGAACCTGGCCGCGGAACGACCCGAATGGATCGAGTTGTTCGACCAGGAAGATCCCGAGGCCGTGACCTCGTGGCTTTCCTCGGCCGAACAGCTCGTCGACACTTACTTCGGCCTCGAGGATCCGCGCCGGCTGGAGCCGGAAGCGTGCGAGCTGCACGTCGAGATCGAACTGGGCTCCGGGGTGCTGCTCCGGGGGTACGTCGACAGGCTGGACGTGGCGCCGACCGGCGAGATCCGCGTCGTCGACTACAAGACCGGCGCCGCGCCCCGCGAGATCGGCGAGGCCAAGGCGATGTTCCAGATGAAGTTCTACGCCGTGGTCCTCTGGCGGCTTCGCGGTGTCGTGCCGCGCCAGCTGAAACTGATGTACCTCACCGACGGGCAGTCACTGGCCTACACGCCCGACGAGGGCGAGCTGATCCGCTTCGAGCGCACGCTGGAGGCGATCTGGCAGGCGATCCTCAAAGCGGGCAAGACCGGCGATTTCCGGCCGAATCCGAGCAAACTCTGCGCGTGGTGCGACCATCAGGCGCTCTGCCCGCAGTACGGCGGCACTCCCCCGCCGTATCCCGGCTGGCCAGAGCCGGATCCCGGGGAAGAGTCCGTTTTGGACCGTGCGGATTAG
- a CDS encoding PAC2 family protein, which yields MSEPVDETQRPGRDHPDDTKPIMIVAFEGWNDAGDAASRAVEHLQLNWDATPLSELSPDEYYDFQVSRPTVRMVDGVTRRVDWPTTRLSVCRPEGISRDIVLVQGPEPNMRWRAFCAELLEYIQQLDVVTVVTLGALLADTAHTRPVPVTGTAYDKDTASQFGLELNNYQGPTGIVGVLQDYCVQAGVPAVSIWAAVPHYVSHPPSPKATLALLHKLEDVLDVEIPLGALPEQAEEWQRTVTEMAEEDEEISEYVRGLEERGDAETEFTLDDVSGDKIAAEFERYLRRRRPGQDGPGRG from the coding sequence GTGAGTGAGCCCGTCGACGAGACCCAGCGGCCCGGCCGCGACCACCCGGATGACACCAAGCCCATCATGATCGTCGCTTTCGAAGGATGGAACGACGCAGGTGACGCGGCCAGCCGGGCGGTCGAGCATCTCCAGCTCAACTGGGATGCGACACCGCTGAGCGAGCTGAGTCCGGACGAGTACTACGACTTCCAGGTCAGCAGACCGACCGTACGCATGGTGGACGGCGTCACCCGGAGGGTCGACTGGCCGACCACGCGGCTCTCCGTGTGCCGCCCGGAGGGCATCAGCCGGGACATCGTGCTGGTCCAGGGCCCCGAACCGAACATGCGCTGGCGGGCCTTCTGCGCCGAACTGCTGGAGTACATCCAGCAACTGGACGTCGTCACCGTCGTCACCCTCGGCGCGCTCCTGGCCGACACCGCGCACACCCGGCCCGTCCCGGTCACCGGGACGGCGTATGACAAAGACACGGCTTCGCAGTTCGGCCTGGAACTGAACAACTATCAGGGGCCGACCGGCATCGTCGGCGTCCTGCAGGACTACTGCGTGCAGGCGGGCGTCCCGGCGGTGTCGATCTGGGCGGCCGTGCCGCACTACGTCTCGCATCCGCCGTCGCCCAAGGCCACACTCGCGCTGCTGCACAAACTCGAGGACGTCCTCGACGTCGAGATCCCGCTCGGCGCGCTTCCCGAGCAGGCCGAGGAGTGGCAGCGGACGGTCACCGAGATGGCCGAAGAGGACGAGGAGATCAGCGAGTACGTCCGGGGGCTCGAGGAGCGCGGTGACGCGGAGACCGAGTTCACGCTGGACGACGTGAGCGGGGACAAGATCGCGGCCGAGTTCGAGCGGTACCTGCGGCGGCGGCGCCCCGGTCAGGACGGCCCCGGACGAGGCTGA
- a CDS encoding phosphoribosyl-ATP diphosphatase, which produces MKTFDELFAELAERARTRPDGSGTVAALDAGVHAQGKKVLEEAGEVWIAAEHESDDRLAEEISQLLYRVQVLMLGRGLSTEDVYRYL; this is translated from the coding sequence GTGAAGACCTTCGATGAGCTGTTCGCCGAGCTTGCCGAGCGCGCCCGTACGCGCCCCGATGGTTCCGGCACCGTCGCCGCGCTGGACGCGGGAGTGCACGCCCAGGGCAAGAAGGTGCTCGAAGAGGCGGGCGAAGTGTGGATCGCCGCCGAGCACGAATCCGACGACAGGCTCGCGGAGGAGATTTCGCAACTGCTGTACCGCGTACAGGTGCTCATGCTCGGCCGAGGACTGTCGACAGAGGACGTGTACCGGTACCTGTGA
- a CDS encoding M50 family metallopeptidase, translated as MAVTGEQGPPRRGVAPEGGLLLFRVSGIPVLLAPSWWIGSLLIVVLYTPLVERFLPGASTLTSWLLAAAFAVLLGLSVLAHELGHCLVALRLGIPVRRLRLFLLGGLSEVARTPRQPRQEGLVAAAGPVVSLLLGGFCGLLMFAAPPESAAWLLVAECAVANFAVGIFNLLPGLPLDGGRLVRAGVWAATGHREKGTRVAVAGGGVVAAGLVVWALWGLAAGSEDRWLRLGVCLVTAWFVILGARSELAAETRRGWPEGVRLSELVRPVLQLPAESPVSDALAASAGRGVVLVRADGVAAGLLDETAAARLAGTSPHAPAELAAEPIRADTVLLSSESGEEIAERVRETAAWQFLVVDDEGRPAGVLRREDLRAAMTRSRPPA; from the coding sequence ATGGCGGTGACGGGTGAGCAGGGCCCGCCTCGACGAGGCGTGGCACCAGAGGGCGGGCTCCTGCTGTTCCGCGTCTCCGGGATCCCCGTGCTGCTGGCCCCCTCGTGGTGGATCGGCTCTCTGCTCATCGTGGTGCTCTACACGCCACTGGTCGAACGGTTCCTGCCCGGCGCGTCGACCCTGACCTCCTGGCTGCTGGCGGCCGCGTTCGCGGTCCTTCTCGGACTCTCGGTGCTGGCGCACGAACTCGGGCACTGCCTGGTCGCGCTGCGCCTCGGCATCCCGGTCCGGCGGCTGCGCCTGTTCCTGCTCGGCGGGCTCTCGGAGGTCGCCAGGACACCCCGCCAGCCACGGCAGGAAGGGCTCGTCGCCGCCGCGGGACCGGTCGTTTCCTTGCTGCTCGGCGGTTTCTGCGGACTCCTGATGTTCGCCGCCCCGCCGGAAAGCGCGGCGTGGCTGCTCGTCGCGGAATGCGCCGTCGCGAACTTCGCCGTCGGGATCTTCAACCTCCTTCCCGGGCTTCCGCTCGACGGCGGCCGTCTGGTCCGCGCCGGGGTCTGGGCGGCGACCGGCCACCGGGAGAAGGGCACGCGGGTGGCGGTCGCCGGTGGCGGCGTCGTCGCGGCGGGCCTGGTCGTCTGGGCGCTGTGGGGATTGGCCGCGGGCAGCGAAGACCGCTGGCTCCGGCTCGGCGTCTGCCTTGTGACGGCGTGGTTCGTGATCCTCGGGGCGCGAAGCGAACTCGCCGCCGAAACACGCCGAGGCTGGCCTGAAGGCGTGCGGTTGAGCGAACTCGTCCGGCCCGTCCTTCAGCTTCCCGCGGAGAGCCCCGTCTCGGACGCGTTGGCCGCTTCGGCGGGCCGTGGAGTGGTCCTGGTGCGTGCCGACGGCGTCGCGGCCGGGCTGCTCGACGAGACGGCCGCCGCGCGCCTGGCCGGGACGTCACCGCACGCGCCCGCGGAGCTGGCCGCGGAACCGATCCGCGCCGACACGGTGCTGCTTTCCTCCGAGTCGGGGGAGGAGATCGCCGAGCGGGTCCGCGAGACCGCCGCGTGGCAGTTCCTCGTCGTGGACGACGAGGGCAGGCCGGCCGGGGTGCTCCGGCGCGAGGACCTGCGTGCCGCGATGACCCGGAGCCGACCCCCGGCGTAG
- a CDS encoding HAD family phosphatase, producing the protein MTEPSTPDGLAAVLWDMDGTLVDSEKLWDVALYETVETLGGTLTGQQRLSLVGSNMDDTAAFLLEVCAKPVTPESIAEMGKWIRERTANLFDGPLPWRPGARELLELLRANGVPMALVTSTERSLTELALDTIGREYFAATVCGDEVDGLNKPDARPYQLAAELLGVPASRCVAIEDSPPGAASAVAAGCTVVVIPNDVDVAPGERRVFRSSLVGLDVPALTALLP; encoded by the coding sequence GTGACCGAACCGTCCACACCGGACGGACTCGCCGCCGTGCTGTGGGATATGGACGGCACGCTGGTCGACTCGGAGAAGCTGTGGGACGTCGCGCTCTACGAGACCGTCGAAACCCTCGGCGGCACACTGACCGGGCAACAGCGCCTGAGTCTCGTCGGGTCCAATATGGACGACACGGCCGCGTTCCTGCTCGAAGTGTGCGCCAAACCCGTCACCCCGGAGTCGATCGCGGAGATGGGGAAGTGGATCCGCGAGCGCACGGCCAACCTCTTCGACGGCCCGCTCCCGTGGCGCCCCGGCGCGCGGGAACTGCTCGAACTGTTGCGCGCCAACGGCGTCCCGATGGCGCTGGTCACCTCCACCGAACGGTCGCTGACCGAACTCGCGCTCGACACCATCGGCCGCGAGTACTTCGCCGCCACCGTCTGCGGTGACGAGGTCGATGGTCTGAACAAGCCGGACGCCAGGCCGTATCAGCTGGCCGCGGAGCTGCTGGGAGTACCGGCATCCCGCTGTGTCGCGATCGAGGATTCACCGCCGGGCGCGGCTTCCGCGGTCGCGGCGGGCTGCACGGTGGTGGTGATCCCGAACGACGTCGACGTCGCACCGGGAGAGCGGCGGGTGTTCCGTTCCTCGCTGGTCGGGCTCGACGTGCCCGCGCTGACCGCGCTCCTGCCCTGA
- a CDS encoding thioesterase family protein produces MTAAFYVPSGDGVFLPTPHTAGPWTPDAQHFGPPSALLVRALEELDAPHASQLARVTIEILGPAPLKELSARAWVQRPGRSVEWLQAELSRGERVVARAAAWRIATSDTTAVATPEGPPLPPPDGLPPPSWPESWHGGYLDAVEWRRISGSPDTPGPATVWGRQRVALVDGEKPSALQRLFVLADSGNGISNFLDPREWWFINSELTVHLRRPPLGDWLGVEAATLVGPNGIGTATTTLHDASGPIASGAQALLVRPRQAG; encoded by the coding sequence GTGACAGCAGCCTTCTACGTGCCGTCGGGCGACGGCGTCTTCCTCCCGACCCCGCACACCGCCGGCCCGTGGACGCCGGACGCGCAGCACTTCGGGCCGCCCTCGGCGTTGCTGGTCCGCGCGCTCGAGGAGCTCGACGCGCCGCACGCGAGCCAGCTGGCGCGGGTGACGATCGAGATTCTCGGTCCCGCGCCGCTCAAGGAGCTTTCGGCGCGAGCCTGGGTGCAGCGGCCGGGCCGATCGGTCGAATGGCTGCAAGCCGAGCTCTCCCGCGGTGAGCGAGTCGTCGCCCGCGCCGCGGCATGGCGGATCGCGACCTCGGACACCACCGCGGTGGCCACTCCCGAAGGTCCCCCGCTGCCGCCACCGGACGGCCTTCCGCCGCCGAGCTGGCCGGAAAGCTGGCACGGCGGCTACCTCGACGCGGTCGAATGGCGGCGGATCAGCGGTTCGCCGGACACCCCCGGCCCGGCGACCGTCTGGGGCCGTCAGCGGGTCGCCCTCGTCGATGGCGAGAAGCCGAGCGCGCTGCAGCGGCTGTTCGTCCTGGCGGACTCCGGCAACGGGATCTCGAACTTCCTCGACCCGCGGGAGTGGTGGTTCATCAACTCGGAGCTGACGGTGCACCTCCGCCGTCCGCCGCTGGGCGATTGGCTCGGGGTCGAGGCGGCCACGCTGGTCGGCCCGAACGGGATCGGCACGGCGACCACCACACTGCACGACGCCTCGGGCCCCATCGCCTCCGGCGCGCAGGCGCTGCTGGTGAGACCGCGACAGGCGGGCTGA
- a CDS encoding tRNA (adenine-N1)-methyltransferase — protein MSVRGPFRVGDRVQLTDSKGRHYTMVLAEGQQYHTHRGALAHDDVIGAQEGSVVTSAGGSHYLALRPLLPDYVLSMPRGAQVIYPKDAAQIVMWGDIFPGARVLEAGAGSGALTCSLLRAVGSEGTVRSYEIRDDHAEHAERNVEKFFGHKPDNWSLTVADLSTHTGEVDRVVLDMLAPWDQLETVAAHLVPGGVLTVYVATVTQLSRITEALRDQQCWTEPESWETLMRPWHVVSLAVRPDHRMVAHTAFLLTARRLADGTVSPRVHRRSGKG, from the coding sequence GTGTCGGTCCGTGGGCCGTTTCGTGTTGGTGACCGGGTTCAGCTGACCGACTCGAAGGGGCGGCACTACACCATGGTCCTCGCCGAGGGGCAGCAGTATCACACCCATCGCGGCGCGCTGGCGCACGACGACGTGATCGGGGCGCAGGAAGGCTCGGTCGTCACCTCGGCGGGCGGCAGCCACTACCTGGCGCTTCGCCCGCTCCTGCCGGACTACGTGTTGTCGATGCCGCGTGGCGCGCAGGTGATCTACCCGAAGGACGCCGCACAGATCGTGATGTGGGGCGACATCTTCCCCGGGGCCCGGGTGCTCGAAGCGGGTGCCGGCTCCGGTGCGCTGACCTGTTCCCTGCTGCGAGCGGTCGGTTCGGAAGGCACCGTGCGGTCCTACGAGATCCGGGACGACCACGCCGAACACGCCGAGCGGAACGTCGAGAAGTTCTTCGGCCACAAACCGGACAACTGGTCGCTCACGGTCGCGGACCTGTCGACGCACACCGGCGAGGTGGACCGTGTCGTCCTCGACATGCTGGCGCCTTGGGACCAGCTCGAGACGGTCGCCGCGCATCTGGTGCCCGGCGGCGTGCTGACGGTTTACGTGGCGACGGTCACACAGCTTTCGCGGATCACGGAGGCTTTGCGGGACCAGCAGTGCTGGACCGAGCCGGAATCGTGGGAGACCCTCATGCGGCCCTGGCACGTCGTGAGTCTCGCGGTGCGGCCGGATCACCGGATGGTCGCGCACACCGCGTTCCTGCTGACGGCGCGCCGTCTGGCCGACGGGACCGTGTCGCCGCGGGTCCACCGCCGCTCCGGCAAGGGCTAG
- a CDS encoding metallophosphoesterase translates to MPHLFATSDLHVTHEGNAPLVDEVVPRTPDDWLLVVGDVAERAESVIGVLKTLRERFAKVVWVPGNHELWTTQKDECQLRGQPRYEHLVERCREIDVLTPEDPYPVWEHQDKPLTIAPLFVLYDYSWRTPAADGLPMPAAIEQAREAGVLCTDEFFLHPDPYPSRQAWCADRVKISTERLEAIPEDHGTILMSHWPLHRHPTEPLYFPEFALWCGTTETEDWHLRFRAEVAVYGHLHIPRSTEADGVRFEEVSLGYPREWRKRSRGPIPLRRIF, encoded by the coding sequence GTGCCGCATCTCTTCGCCACCAGCGATCTCCACGTCACCCATGAGGGCAACGCCCCGCTCGTCGACGAGGTCGTCCCCCGGACCCCGGACGATTGGCTGCTCGTGGTCGGCGACGTCGCCGAACGCGCCGAATCGGTGATCGGGGTGCTCAAGACCCTGCGCGAACGTTTCGCGAAGGTCGTCTGGGTCCCCGGCAACCACGAACTGTGGACCACCCAGAAGGACGAATGTCAGCTACGGGGCCAGCCGCGCTACGAGCATCTGGTCGAGCGCTGCCGGGAGATCGACGTCCTCACCCCGGAAGACCCGTATCCGGTGTGGGAGCACCAGGACAAACCACTGACGATCGCCCCGCTGTTCGTGCTGTACGACTACAGCTGGCGGACCCCCGCGGCCGACGGGCTGCCGATGCCGGCGGCCATCGAGCAGGCGCGCGAGGCGGGTGTGCTCTGCACGGACGAGTTCTTCCTGCACCCCGATCCGTATCCGAGCAGGCAGGCCTGGTGCGCCGACCGGGTGAAGATCAGCACGGAACGGCTGGAGGCGATCCCCGAGGACCACGGAACGATCCTCATGTCGCACTGGCCACTGCACCGCCACCCGACCGAGCCCCTGTACTTCCCGGAATTCGCGCTGTGGTGCGGGACGACCGAGACCGAGGACTGGCACCTGCGCTTCCGGGCGGAGGTCGCCGTCTACGGGCACCTGCACATCCCGCGCTCGACGGAGGCGGACGGCGTGCGGTTCGAAGAGGTCTCGCTCGGCTATCCGCGCGAGTGGCGGAAGCGGTCGCGGGGGCCGATCCCGCTGCGGCGCATCTTCTGA
- a CDS encoding AlkA N-terminal domain-containing protein, whose protein sequence is MHEDFERCVRAVQAKDARFDGWFFTAVLTTRIYCRASCPVVPPKPENMSFYPSAAAAQEAGFRACKRCRPDASPGSPQWNERADLVARAMRLIADGVVDTDGVRGLAARLGYSVRQVERHVRAELGAGPLSLARAQRAQTARLLIETTGLSMIDVALAAGFGSVRTFNDTVREVFALSPTELRARVRTEPSTAPGTLNLRLPYRKPLFPDNLFGHLVATGVPGVEEWRDGAYRRTLRLPHGPAIVALSPEDGYIGCRLSLSDLRDLPTAISRCRRLLDLDADPVAVDDALAGDRLLGPLVAAAPGRRVPRTVDGDEFAVRAVLGQQVSTAAARTHAARLVLAHGDPVDDPDGGLTHVFPDAAALAEIDPESLAMPQSRKRTLLGLVAELNDGGLDLGAGSDWQQTRERLHALPGFGPWTVESIAMRSLGDPDAFLPTDLGVKIAAKGFGLGPAAFAAHAEHWRPWRAYAVQHLWATGDHPINRLPAA, encoded by the coding sequence GTGCATGAGGATTTCGAGCGCTGTGTCCGCGCGGTCCAGGCGAAGGACGCCCGGTTCGACGGCTGGTTCTTCACCGCCGTCCTGACGACGCGGATCTACTGCCGGGCGAGCTGCCCGGTCGTCCCGCCCAAACCGGAGAACATGTCGTTCTATCCGAGCGCGGCCGCCGCACAGGAGGCCGGGTTCCGGGCCTGCAAACGGTGCCGTCCGGACGCCAGCCCCGGTTCACCGCAGTGGAACGAGCGCGCGGACCTGGTGGCCAGGGCGATGCGGCTGATCGCCGACGGCGTCGTCGACACCGACGGGGTGCGCGGTTTGGCCGCCCGGCTCGGCTACAGCGTCCGGCAGGTGGAGCGGCACGTGCGCGCCGAACTGGGCGCCGGCCCGCTCAGCCTCGCCCGTGCGCAACGCGCGCAGACGGCGCGGCTGCTGATCGAGACGACCGGCCTGTCGATGATCGACGTCGCCCTCGCGGCGGGGTTCGGCAGCGTCCGCACCTTCAACGACACCGTCCGCGAGGTCTTCGCGTTGTCTCCGACCGAACTGCGGGCCAGGGTCCGTACCGAGCCGTCGACCGCGCCCGGGACGCTGAATCTGCGCCTGCCGTATCGGAAGCCGCTGTTCCCGGACAACCTGTTCGGCCATCTGGTCGCGACCGGGGTCCCCGGCGTCGAGGAATGGCGTGACGGCGCGTACCGCCGGACGCTGCGGCTTCCGCACGGCCCCGCCATCGTCGCCCTCAGCCCGGAAGACGGCTACATCGGCTGCCGTCTCTCGCTCTCGGACCTGCGTGACCTCCCGACCGCGATCAGCCGTTGCCGCCGCCTGCTCGACCTCGACGCCGACCCGGTCGCGGTCGACGACGCGCTGGCCGGGGACCGGCTGCTCGGGCCGCTCGTGGCCGCCGCGCCGGGCAGGCGGGTACCGAGGACGGTCGACGGTGACGAATTCGCCGTCCGGGCCGTGCTGGGCCAGCAGGTGTCCACCGCCGCCGCCCGCACCCACGCCGCCCGGCTGGTCCTCGCGCACGGCGACCCCGTCGACGATCCGGACGGCGGCCTCACCCACGTGTTCCCCGACGCGGCCGCGCTGGCGGAGATCGACCCGGAAAGCCTCGCGATGCCGCAAAGCCGCAAACGGACCCTGCTCGGCCTCGTCGCCGAACTGAACGACGGTGGACTCGACCTCGGCGCGGGAAGCGACTGGCAGCAGACCCGGGAGAGGCTGCACGCGCTGCCCGGCTTCGGCCCGTGGACCGTCGAGAGCATCGCGATGCGCTCGCTCGGCGACCCGGACGCCTTCCTCCCGACCGACCTCGGCGTCAAGATCGCCGCGAAAGGGTTCGGGCTCGGCCCGGCCGCGTTCGCCGCCCACGCCGAACACTGGCGCCCGTGGCGCGCCTACGCCGTTCAGCACCTCTGGGCGACCGGAGACCACCCGATCAACCGCCTGCCCGCAGCCTGA
- a CDS encoding ParA family protein, translating into MQITSVVNQKGGVGKTSLSVGAAAALAERGRRVLLIDLDPQGHATTELLGLDEVAPDMPSLAKALTKVWKGPIEELAVRHPRSNVGRGGAFDVIPTSPGMFDLIRRLDQFRVPGWQLARVIQFANYDHIVIDCPPALDVLTNNALAASHGILVPVQPDRTSIRALRLLADQVRYVEQTVGRPPIAYYGLVPGLYRRPISHYAAAALQELYTFGIPMLSHVPLGVVMNEAAAHGVPVTTYAPETLQALSFREIAETLDGYLRNHPAAAIVPADEDFVFEDFITEVSVTRSAKDNGARKKLYDLMPKKPNRPR; encoded by the coding sequence ATGCAGATCACCTCGGTGGTCAACCAGAAAGGCGGGGTCGGCAAGACCTCACTCAGCGTGGGCGCGGCGGCCGCACTGGCCGAACGCGGTCGCCGGGTGCTGCTGATCGACCTCGACCCACAGGGCCACGCGACCACCGAACTCCTCGGGCTGGACGAGGTGGCCCCGGACATGCCCAGCCTGGCGAAAGCCCTGACCAAGGTGTGGAAGGGCCCGATCGAGGAACTCGCCGTGCGGCATCCGCGCAGCAACGTCGGGCGGGGCGGCGCGTTCGACGTCATCCCGACGTCGCCGGGCATGTTCGACCTGATCCGGCGGCTGGACCAGTTCCGGGTCCCTGGCTGGCAGCTGGCCAGGGTCATCCAGTTCGCGAACTACGACCACATCGTCATCGACTGCCCGCCCGCGCTCGACGTGCTGACCAACAACGCGCTGGCCGCTTCGCACGGGATCCTCGTGCCGGTGCAGCCGGACCGGACGAGCATCCGCGCGCTGCGCCTGCTCGCGGACCAGGTGCGGTACGTCGAACAGACCGTCGGCCGCCCGCCGATCGCCTACTACGGTCTCGTGCCGGGCCTGTACCGCCGCCCGATCTCGCACTACGCGGCGGCGGCGTTGCAGGAGTTGTACACGTTCGGGATTCCGATGCTGTCGCACGTGCCGCTCGGCGTCGTGATGAACGAGGCCGCGGCCCACGGCGTGCCCGTGACGACGTACGCGCCGGAAACCCTGCAGGCGCTCTCGTTCCGGGAGATCGCGGAGACGCTGGACGGCTACCTGCGGAACCATCCGGCAGCGGCGATCGTGCCCGCGGACGAGGACTTCGTCTTCGAGGATTTCATCACCGAGGTGTCGGTGACTCGCAGCGCGAAGGACAACGGGGCCCGCAAGAAGCTCTACGACCTCATGCCCAAGAAGCCGAACCGGCCCCGCTAG